The Tenebrio molitor chromosome 5, icTenMoli1.1, whole genome shotgun sequence genome has a segment encoding these proteins:
- the Pmi gene encoding transmembrane protein 11-A, mitochondrial isoform X2, with translation MQAAIAVIREVYDSEYSQQCFSLELEKALDACCTVIVIEPSQLGDETARWISVGNCLHKSAVVSGIGSVLAGFLWPDRFVPQLPFSIFSMLCASLYTISWQFDHCVKYQVERDPRKLARLPILGALTAASPVVLVRKDNTRRIVLHWTVSLTAAALCVYRLYRTMK, from the exons ATGCAGGCGGCGATAG CTGTGATCAGGGAGGTGTACGACAGCGAGTACTCCCAACAGTGTTTCTCCCTGGAGTTGGAGAAAGCTTTGGACGCTTGTTGCACCGTGATTGTGATAGAACCGAGCCAGTTGGGTGACGAGACCGCTCGCTGGATTAGCGTCGGTAATTGTTTGCACAAATCGGCCGTGGTCTCGGGAATCGGCTCGGTTCTTGCCGGCTTCCTCTGGCCCGACAGGTTCGTGCCCCAGCTTCCTTTCAGCATATTCTCGATGTTGTGCGCCTCGCTGTACACCATCTCCTGGCAGTTCGACCACTGCGTCAAGTACCAGGTCGAGAGAGATCCCCGGAAGTTGGCGCGGCTGCCGATTTTGGGGGCGCTGACGGCGGCTTCGCCCGTAGTCCTCGTCCGCAAGGATAATACTCGGAGGATCGTCCTTCACTGGACCGTGTCTCTCACCGCAGCGGCTTTGTGCGTTTATAGATTGTACCGCACCATGAAATAA
- the Pmi gene encoding transmembrane protein 11-A, mitochondrial isoform X1: MMDAGGDRSLHSSNVAVIREVYDSEYSQQCFSLELEKALDACCTVIVIEPSQLGDETARWISVGNCLHKSAVVSGIGSVLAGFLWPDRFVPQLPFSIFSMLCASLYTISWQFDHCVKYQVERDPRKLARLPILGALTAASPVVLVRKDNTRRIVLHWTVSLTAAALCVYRLYRTMK, from the exons ATGATGGATGCAGGCGGCGATAG ATCCTTGCATTCGTCCAATGTAGCTGTGATCAGGGAGGTGTACGACAGCGAGTACTCCCAACAGTGTTTCTCCCTGGAGTTGGAGAAAGCTTTGGACGCTTGTTGCACCGTGATTGTGATAGAACCGAGCCAGTTGGGTGACGAGACCGCTCGCTGGATTAGCGTCGGTAATTGTTTGCACAAATCGGCCGTGGTCTCGGGAATCGGCTCGGTTCTTGCCGGCTTCCTCTGGCCCGACAGGTTCGTGCCCCAGCTTCCTTTCAGCATATTCTCGATGTTGTGCGCCTCGCTGTACACCATCTCCTGGCAGTTCGACCACTGCGTCAAGTACCAGGTCGAGAGAGATCCCCGGAAGTTGGCGCGGCTGCCGATTTTGGGGGCGCTGACGGCGGCTTCGCCCGTAGTCCTCGTCCGCAAGGATAATACTCGGAGGATCGTCCTTCACTGGACCGTGTCTCTCACCGCAGCGGCTTTGTGCGTTTATAGATTGTACCGCACCATGAAATAA